Within the Desulfovibrio oxyclinae DSM 11498 genome, the region TGTCGCCGCGCTGGACACTCTTTTTGCCCGCGGTGAGGTGGACATCAACATGAGTTACCACCCGATGCATGCGCAGAACAAGATCATGGAAGGGCTGTACCCCGAGTCGGTTAGGACGTTCGTCATGAAAGAAGGGGCGATCTTCAACCTTCATTTCAACGCGATTCCCTTCAACGCTTCGAACAAGGCCGGAGCTATGGTGGTGGCGAACTTTCTCATGAGCCCGGAAGCCCAGTTTTCCAAACTTCGTCCGGAAAACTGGGGCGATTTCCCTGGAATCGACGTGAGCCGGTTGAGTCAGGAACAGCGTGAAGCCTTTGAAAAAGTGGATCTTGGCGAGGCCACCCTCGGCGCCGAGGTGTTGAGCAATGCCGCCGTACCGGAAGTGGCGGCCGAATACGTCGAGGCACTGGAAAAGGGCTGGGAGGAGAATGTCCTGCGCTAGCGCCGGGGCTGGGCGAACGCTTTTCAAGCTTTCGCCGTTGCTCCTGCCGCTTATTGTGCTTTTTGCCGGAGGACTGGCGCTGGCCGCAGCCCAGTCCTTCGGTTTTTTTCTGCCTTTTCCGTATGAAGGCGGGACACTGGATGCCTACCGGAAGCTGCTGGAGCCGCATTACCTCGCCTCGGCAGGGCTGTCCTTCTTCGTGGCCCTGACCTCAGCGGTGATTTCGGTTGCTGTCGGCGCGGTGGTCGCCTACCTGATCTGGCGGCTGCCTGACAGGTTTGAGAGGGCTGTAGTGATCTACAAGGTGCCCCTTATCCTGCCGCACATAGCCGTTGCCTTCATCGTGCTCGTTTTCTGGAGCAAGTCTGGCGTCATAAGTTCCATCGGGTATCACCTCGGACTGGTCGAGACTGTTTCCGAGTTCCCCTCAGTGCTGTTCTCCGGCAATGGCTTCGGGATGATACTGGCCTACATCTACAAGGAAATACCTTTCACAATCCTTCTGACGTACGCTGTGCTGAAGCGAATGAATCCGCAGCAGATCCAGACCGCGCGGATGCTCGGCGCCGGAGAAGGGCGTGTCTTCACCCGTATCGTCCTGCCGCACATGGCCCGTACGCTGCACACCGCTTTCATCATACTGTTTCTATACTCCTTCGGCGCGTTCGACATCCCGTTCCTGCTCGGGGAGAGTTCGCCGGGAATGCTGTCTATCGAGGCTTATAATCTGTATTTCAGGCGAGAGCTTGCCGACCGGCCTGCGGCCATGGCGATCCTGACCTGCATGTTCCTGTTCTCTTTAGGATTCATTTGGCTGTACACCAGAGTTGCCGCGTCCATGAAGTCGAGGGAGCGCAAGCTGTGATGAATCGGGTGGTCTTTCTGCTCATCGGGGTTTTTTCGCTGCTCCCGCTGGCCGTGCTGGGCGTCTACACAGTTGCTCCGGGCTGGTCCTGGCCGCAGTTGATACCGGATGAACTGTCGTACAGGGGCGCGATCTACCTCACGGACCACGCTTTGGATATCGGTTCCAAGCTGCTGTCTTCCATGGCCTACTCACTCTGCACCGTGATGCTTTCCCTGGTTCTCTGCATCATGCCCGCGCATCATTTTGCACGCTGCCGGTTCACCGGGAAGCGGTTTCTGGAAGGGCTGCTGCTGGCGCCTGCGCTGGTCCCGTCCATGACATTCTCCATGGGGGTGCACGTCATGTTCATCCACGCGGGACTCGCCGACACGTTTCCGGGCGTGGTGCTGGTGCTGACGCTTTTCAGCTACCCCTATATGCTCAGGGCGTTGGTGGCGGGGTTTCAGGCCGTGGGGCCCGAATACGAGCAGTGCGCGGCCAATCTCGGTGCCTCGCCGCTACGTATATTCCTGAAGGTCGAACTGCCGCTGTTGATCCCTGCGGTTGTCGCCGGAGCCTCCATTGTATTTCTCGTGGCCTTTTCCGAATACTTCCTCGTTTTCCTGATCGGCGGTGGAGCCGTGGATTCGTATACCGGGTACCTATTCCCCTTCCTCAACTCCTCAGACCGCAGCGTGGGATCTGCGCTGACGCTGCTGTTCCTTGTAGTACCCATCTCCCTGTTTTTCGTGGTTGAATACCTGACGACTCGGGTATATCGTGGTCGCGGAATATATTAGCAGGAAGAATCCATGACTGAAGATACCTACAATATTACACCTCTTTCAGACACTGCCGACGTTGTTCAGGCATGGAGAGACCTTGTGCTGTTCACCGATGCATCGGGGATAGTCACCTGGGTGGAAGGTGAGGGATTGGATTACCTTCCGCGCTCGGGGGAGTCGGGCATTCCCTTCTGGGAGGCTTTGGCTCTCAAGGGGCGTAATCTTGAAGAGGTGCTTGATCGCTTTCCCCCGCAGACCATTCACGAGATATCCTGTTGTGACGGCAGGAGTTTCGTGCTTCGTGTCATAGGGCTGGGCATGGAGCGGGGCGGTGGGTTTATCATCATCGCCACGGACAACCGCCCCATGGAAACGCTTTACGAAAGTTACGAAGAGCGTCTTGAGGACAATATTTCGGCCTGGTCCGATTCCATCACGCTCTTTAACGCCCTGTTTGAAACCGCCAAGGATGCGACATTTCTCATAGACGAGCAGGGGGTTATCCTCGCTGCCAACGCCGCTGCCGCGGATCAGCACGGTGCGGGAGAGCGCAGCTTGACCGGTCGCGACTGTCTTGATCTGGTTGGCAACCGGTACCGCTCGGACCTGAAGCAGGCCATGCAGAACGTCAAGGCGCGTCAGGTATGGACCGAGAAACTCGCGGGAGTGGATGGCGATGGAGACAGCTTTCCGGCCGAGGCTATCCTGCGAAAAGTTCAGTTTTCCGATTACAGCCTGTACCAGCTCATTCTGCATGATCTCTCCAAACAGATGGAGTTGCGGGAGGACCTGCGCGACAAGGAAGCCGAAATTGAAAAAATGGGCATTGCACTGCGTCAGGTCATACGCAGTGTGGAAGAAGAGCGGCAGGAACTGCGCGATCAGATCACCAGTCAGGTCAAGAAGCAGGTACTGCCAGCGCTGGAGCGAATCGCCCGGGAAAAGGCCCCGGAAATACGAGAAGGCTATAGATCCGTTATCGAAGAGCAACTCGTGGACATGACAGGCGATAGTTCAGGCGAACTCGACGCCGAACTGCTGCGATTGTCTCCACGCGAGATGGAAGTCTGCCAGCTTGTGCAGATTGGTAAAAGCGGTAAGGAAATCGCTGAGTTGCTTAATATGTCCTTTGAGACCGTCCAGACCCATCGCAAGAACATTCGCCGCAAGCTCGGCCTTCGCGGAAGCCGCACGACCCTCTCCGGATACCTCCGTCACAAGCCCTCCCTGATGTAAAAATCGGGTATACCCGACTCCCCGACGTATCCCCCTAGTACCCCCTTGTGGGTCGCCGCAAATACTGCTCTTTTGTTTACGCATCGGGCGTAGGGTCCGTTCTGCAGAAATAGGCAGTGAAAAAACGCCCGTAATGCAGAATTTGATGTTTGGAAAGATGCTTTGAATGCATCTTTCATATGAACGGACTCTCCATGCTTCTTTCCCCAAGGGGTCATATCGTTCACCGCTGACAAAGACTTGATTTTCAGTCCAGAGGTCATTCAAAGGTGAAAAGGGAAACCCCTTAAATAATCCGGAGTTGTTATGAAGTATCGTCTTCGCTTTCTGGCCGCTATGCTGGCCTCTCTTTTTGTACTCTCTCTTGTTGGCTGTTCCGAAGAAAAGGTTGATTCCCTGAGCCGCGTCGAAAAGGCGGGTGAGGTGAGCTTTGCCATGAGCGGCGGATATCCCCCGTTCAACTTCTACAATACCGAAAATCAGCTTGTCGGATTTGACGTGGACGTGGCCAAGGAAGTCGCCAAGCGCATGGGCGTGGAGCTCAACCCAGTGACCACCGAATGGAGCGGCATCATCGAAGGCCTGCGCTCCGGCGCCTATGACGGCATCCTGGGTAGTATGGCGGTTACCCCCGAACGACAGAAGGTCGTGAATTTTTCCGATCCTTACTATTACTCCGGCGCGCAGCTGGTGGTTAAGGAAGGATCCCCGTTTGAATCTGCCGAAGATATCAAGGGCAAGATCGTCGGTGTCGTGACCGGCACCACCTTCGCGAATGACGCTGAGAAACTCGGTGCAGGCGAAGTGAAGCTGTACAAGGACGACACTCAGACCCTGACCGAATTGGCCAGCGGCGTTGTTGATGCCGTCATCACCGACCGCGTGGTGGGCGTCAATGCCATGAACTCCGGCAAATTCGACATTGAACTGCTGGGCGCTCCGCTTCGCAGCGAAGACATTGCCGTGGCATTCAAGAAGGAAGACGACACGCTGCTGAAGAAGGTCAACGAAGTTCTCGCCGAGATGCATGAGGACGGCACCCTGACGCACTTCAGCCGCAAGTGGCTCAACACCGACATCACCACCAAGTAGTTCCGACCTCTTTACGACGATATGCGCGGGTGCGGCTACGGCCGCACCCGACTCACACTACCTGACACACACGGATAACAACCATGTACTTCGACATCACCGTGCTTCCGAAGTACCTGCCCTACTTCCTGCCCGCCGCATGGATGACCCTCAAGGTCACGACGCTGGGCATCCTGCTGGGGCTGGGACTCGGACTCGGAACATCGTTTCTGCGGATATCCGACAAGCGGATACTGAACCTTCCCGCAAGGGCCTATATTTACCTGATCCGCGGAACGCCGCTCCTGCTGCAGCTGCTTTTCATCTACTTCGGACTTCGCAGCCTTGCGGGACTGAGCGCCATGACCTCGGCGGTGCTGGCACTCGGCGTTCACAACGGCGCCTATATCGCGGAAATCTTCCGCGGTGCGATCGTCTCGGTTTCAGGCGGCCAGATGGAGGCGGCCCGCAGTCTCGGAATGCCGTACTCGAAGGCCATGATCCGCATCGTGCTGCCGCAGGCTTTCAAACGCGCCATTCCGTCACTGGGCAACCAGTTCATCATCGCGCTGAAGGATTCCTCGCTGGCCAGTACCATCACCATCAACGAGCTGTTGCTCAAGTCCCAGCAGCTGGCTTCGTCCAACTTCATGATGATGGAAATGCTGTTCATCGCGGCGCTGTTCTACCTTTTATACACCGCCATCTTCAGCTGGCTCTTCAGCCGTATGGAAGCCAAGCTGGATGTGAGCAACGCATAGGAGAATATGATGCAGGAATCTCCGGTCATAGAAATATCAGGCCTGAACAAGTGGTTCGGTGAAAATCATGTGCTTAAGGGTATCGATCTGGATGTGAACCCGTCCGACGTGGTCGTGGTTATCGGCGCCAGTGGATCCGGCAAGAGTACGCTGCTTCGCTGCGTCAACCACCTCGAGACCTTTCAGGAAGGGCAGATTCAGGTCAGCGGAGAGCTGGTCCGCGACGATGAACGTTTCATCAACGCCTTGCGCGCCAAAGTGGGCATGGTGTTCCAGCACTTCAATCTTTTCCCGCACATGACCGTGCTGGGAAACGTCATAGAAGGCCCGACGCAGGTTCGCGGCATCTCCAGAAAGAAGGCCAAGGAAGTTGGCCGCTACTATCTGGATAAGGTGGGGATGGCGGAAATGGAAGATGTCTATCCCGAAACCCTCTCGGGCGGTCAGAAACAGCGCGTGGCCATCGCCCGCGCACTGGCCATGGAGCCTGAAGTGATGCTCTTCGACGAACCCACCTCGGCGCTCGACCCCGAACTGGTCGGGGAAGTGCTGTCCGTCATGCGACAGCTCGCCGAGGACGGCATGACCATGATGGTCGTCACCCATGAGATGGGATTCGCCCGTGAAGTGGCGGACTCCGTGGCATTCATGGAAGAAGGCGTCATCCTGGAGAAGGATTCCCCGGAAAGGATCTTCGACGCACCTGTTGAGGAACGCACGCGGGAATTCCTGGGCCAAATCTTATAACAGGAGGAAATACTATGAAAATATTCACTAAACATCAGCAGGAACTCGCAGAGAACC harbors:
- a CDS encoding amino acid ABC transporter permease, whose product is MYFDITVLPKYLPYFLPAAWMTLKVTTLGILLGLGLGLGTSFLRISDKRILNLPARAYIYLIRGTPLLLQLLFIYFGLRSLAGLSAMTSAVLALGVHNGAYIAEIFRGAIVSVSGGQMEAARSLGMPYSKAMIRIVLPQAFKRAIPSLGNQFIIALKDSSLASTITINELLLKSQQLASSNFMMMEMLFIAALFYLLYTAIFSWLFSRMEAKLDVSNA
- a CDS encoding ABC transporter permease, yielding MNRVVFLLIGVFSLLPLAVLGVYTVAPGWSWPQLIPDELSYRGAIYLTDHALDIGSKLLSSMAYSLCTVMLSLVLCIMPAHHFARCRFTGKRFLEGLLLAPALVPSMTFSMGVHVMFIHAGLADTFPGVVLVLTLFSYPYMLRALVAGFQAVGPEYEQCAANLGASPLRIFLKVELPLLIPAVVAGASIVFLVAFSEYFLVFLIGGGAVDSYTGYLFPFLNSSDRSVGSALTLLFLVVPISLFFVVEYLTTRVYRGRGIY
- a CDS encoding ABC transporter permease — protein: MSCASAGAGRTLFKLSPLLLPLIVLFAGGLALAAAQSFGFFLPFPYEGGTLDAYRKLLEPHYLASAGLSFFVALTSAVISVAVGAVVAYLIWRLPDRFERAVVIYKVPLILPHIAVAFIVLVFWSKSGVISSIGYHLGLVETVSEFPSVLFSGNGFGMILAYIYKEIPFTILLTYAVLKRMNPQQIQTARMLGAGEGRVFTRIVLPHMARTLHTAFIILFLYSFGAFDIPFLLGESSPGMLSIEAYNLYFRRELADRPAAMAILTCMFLFSLGFIWLYTRVAASMKSRERKL
- a CDS encoding PAS domain S-box protein — protein: MTEDTYNITPLSDTADVVQAWRDLVLFTDASGIVTWVEGEGLDYLPRSGESGIPFWEALALKGRNLEEVLDRFPPQTIHEISCCDGRSFVLRVIGLGMERGGGFIIIATDNRPMETLYESYEERLEDNISAWSDSITLFNALFETAKDATFLIDEQGVILAANAAAADQHGAGERSLTGRDCLDLVGNRYRSDLKQAMQNVKARQVWTEKLAGVDGDGDSFPAEAILRKVQFSDYSLYQLILHDLSKQMELREDLRDKEAEIEKMGIALRQVIRSVEEERQELRDQITSQVKKQVLPALERIAREKAPEIREGYRSVIEEQLVDMTGDSSGELDAELLRLSPREMEVCQLVQIGKSGKEIAELLNMSFETVQTHRKNIRRKLGLRGSRTTLSGYLRHKPSLM
- a CDS encoding ABC transporter substrate-binding protein, with the protein product MKYRLRFLAAMLASLFVLSLVGCSEEKVDSLSRVEKAGEVSFAMSGGYPPFNFYNTENQLVGFDVDVAKEVAKRMGVELNPVTTEWSGIIEGLRSGAYDGILGSMAVTPERQKVVNFSDPYYYSGAQLVVKEGSPFESAEDIKGKIVGVVTGTTFANDAEKLGAGEVKLYKDDTQTLTELASGVVDAVITDRVVGVNAMNSGKFDIELLGAPLRSEDIAVAFKKEDDTLLKKVNEVLAEMHEDGTLTHFSRKWLNTDITTK
- a CDS encoding amino acid ABC transporter ATP-binding protein translates to MQESPVIEISGLNKWFGENHVLKGIDLDVNPSDVVVVIGASGSGKSTLLRCVNHLETFQEGQIQVSGELVRDDERFINALRAKVGMVFQHFNLFPHMTVLGNVIEGPTQVRGISRKKAKEVGRYYLDKVGMAEMEDVYPETLSGGQKQRVAIARALAMEPEVMLFDEPTSALDPELVGEVLSVMRQLAEDGMTMMVVTHEMGFAREVADSVAFMEEGVILEKDSPERIFDAPVEERTREFLGQIL